Part of the Aquimarina sp. MAR_2010_214 genome is shown below.
TATGTACAATTAAGATTTGGTTTAGAGATTGACCATAAATTAATCTCAGATACAATAAAGCTATTCGTTGATAAAGGGATATTTAGATCAATAAGTGTTTTTCTGAGTCAAAATGATTATGAGTTAATGTTTAACGATGAATATTTGGCTAATTCATTGATAGATAAATTGACAATCTACTCAAGCAATAATAATCGCAGCAACATCAAATCAGATAATATTGAATATATAGAAGGATCAGACTTTCCGGTTTTTAAAAATTTAAACGAATTAAGATTCAACCATTTTCAACCTAATATTATTTCTTATTCAGAAGCTCTAAATTATAATATTTATTACAACAAAAAAGCCTACATAAACCTGAATGGAGATATCCAACAATCTCCTTTTACCGATAAAGTTTTTGGTAACATAGAAACAAAATCTTTACTATCCATTATTTCAAATCAAACGTTTCAGGAATATTGGGATATACCCAAAGATAAAATAGAAGTTTGTAGAGATTGCGAATTTAGATATGTTTGTAATGACGGCCGTATACCTTTAAAACGAGATGATGAGACGTATTATTTTGAAGAAAGTTGCACATACGACCCTTATAAAAACTAATTAAGAAATAAGAAAACTAGTCATGAAAATAGTATTAAGGTTATTCATCTTAACCATTGTAATAACAAGTTGCAAGTCAGATTTTGAAAAAAAACATAAGGATTATAAACTTATTAAGGAAGAAGGTGTATTTGTTGAAGTATTTGACTCTACAAATGTTAAACTTACCAGATTTACAGATAACAACAATGTTTACAGAAAAAAATTAGAGTTCATATATTCTTACAAACATATTACAAAAAATAATAGCAAATACTATTTTAAAGAAGATCCATCAATAGACGGCTGGAGGGATTCTTGGAAGTTTGTTCCTGCTGACTCAATAGATGAAAACACTATTCTAGAGGTGAAGATTAAGATAGAAGAAGGGCTGAAAACTATCATACAATATGAACCAGATTATAATCAAACAGTCGCTCAATATAGCTACTTAACAAAAGATGAATTACCCGCTTTTAATTCAATTTCGGGAATTATAGAAAATGAAAAAAACGTATGGATGCATCCACCAAGGGATAAATATTTTAGGATTCTTGAGTTAAATCCATTTCCGTACATACAAACTCCTTTTGAAGTTGATAATAAATGGAATTGGTCATTAAAAATAGATAGTGATTGGGGTGATAAAAGGTGGTTAACCTGGAAAGGAGTAATTGAAAACAATTATACTTATGAAATAACGGATAAAAAGAAGATAAATACGGCTTTTGGTAAATTAGAGTGCTATACTATTAATGCCACAGCAACAAGTAGGCTAGGTGAAACCAAATTAACTTCACTTTTTAATACTGAATATGGTTTTATTAAATTACTTTATACAAATATTGATGGAAGTAAGACTAAATTACAACTTGATAAAGTAATAAAAAATGAACATTAAAGATGAACATAGACTTTAATATAGAAAAAAAAACTATAGACAATAAACATTTTACATAATTGTGAATTTAAACCTTTAAACCCGGATTATGCATTAGTAACTTCGTTATGAAGTTCGAAAATGCAATAAAATATAATGTTTCATCGAATTCAGCATAGCACCGCTACGGTTAATTTGGGAAACATAACAAAGTGATATATTTTGAAGTAGTTTCGGACTGTAATAGATTTTCTAATACATAATCTGGGTTAAATTAATTTTTTAGAAATTTTCTTAAAATCGATTGGATACAGATATCCATCTAAAAAATATACCAAATGAAAAAAATAATATTCCTACTAGTTCTAGTTCTGGTATTTTCCTGTAAACAGCAAAAAAAGGAAGTCAAAACAGAAATCACCTTCAAAGAGCTTACTGTTGAAGAGAAAGCCCAATACGCTGCTTTAAAAAATGAAGCCTGGAAACTCTACCAATCCAAGGATTATCTACAATCTGCTAAGAAATACTCAGAAGCTTTTGGGATAAGTGGATACCATGGGAATACATCAGATACGTATAATGCTGCTTGCTCCTGGGCTTTGACCAAAGAAATAGATTCTGCATTGGTACACCTATTACGAATTGCCAAGAGAGGAGAGTATACCAATTATAGCCACATTACCACAGATAGTGACCTATCTATCTTACATTCGGATAAACGATGGAACCAAGTTCTGGCACTGGTTAAAGCAAACAAAGAAAAAGCTGAGATCAATTTTGACAAACCACTAGTTGCATTACTCGATACCATATACCAGGATGATCAAGGGCC
Proteins encoded:
- the gwsS gene encoding grasp-with-spasm system SPASM domain peptide maturase — protein: MKCSFEKNSYFKLFSNCRIIKGASSSAIYDLQREELFQIPNSFLEILNCSGSKKIEDIYSKYPKESETLDEYFGFLLNKDLIFLMPELKDSEKFKEIDFKYHYPFSLFSVIIALDNNKLSISYIENLLNNIEATKCKYVQLRFGLEIDHKLISDTIKLFVDKGIFRSISVFLSQNDYELMFNDEYLANSLIDKLTIYSSNNNRSNIKSDNIEYIEGSDFPVFKNLNELRFNHFQPNIISYSEALNYNIYYNKKAYINLNGDIQQSPFTDKVFGNIETKSLLSIISNQTFQEYWDIPKDKIEVCRDCEFRYVCNDGRIPLKRDDETYYFEESCTYDPYKN